The Raphanus sativus cultivar WK10039 chromosome 6, ASM80110v3, whole genome shotgun sequence sequence TTACCCCGCTTAGCTTTTGCAGCCTTCACACCTATAGGCCGGGTCTCATGTTCATCAACGGTTTGGGAACCTCCTGTTGAAGCTTGGGAACCTCCTGTTTCAACGGTTTTCCTCTTTGAACTTCCACAATGTTTGGGGTTGAGGTTAGCCCATTTCTGTTCATACCTCAACACACACCAAGCATGCTCAAGTGTAAACTTCGAGTCGTTATCACGGTAGTATATGTCATGGGCCTCCTTGAGAACATCATTCTCATTCTGACCACTACTATGACGTCTCTCTGCAGCAGCATATGCACCACAAAACTTGTTAGTTTGGTCATTGATTTTGTGCCACCTTTGCTTGTAATGGAGATGCTCCCCACAATCAACACCATCTCTTTCTTTCAAAGCTGCGAAGAGATAATCTCCAACTCGTTTCCAGAATGTCCCAGACTTTTGGTAATTGGCGGTTATAGGATCCTTAGAAGTGTTTAACCAAGCACTGATCAGCAGCTCGTCATCGCCTGGGGTCCACGTATGTCTCTTCCCACGTCCCACGGGTGTGTCTGTAGGTGGAGTTGGAGCTGGAGCCTCCCATTGTTGTGAACTGAACTGAGGGACTTGAGAAGATTGAGAATGAAAACTCTCATAAGGAGAGTTTTCTTCACGAACAGAGTCGTGTTGACTGTGAAGAAGGCCCATATAACCAGAAGACTGGCTATATGGAATCCTTGGATCCATAGAAGTAAGAAGAGAGAAGTGATAAGAGATAAGAGATTACAAAGAGACAGAAACGAGAGAcgagagaaagaagatgattGAGAGATGAAGTAGAAGGATGGTTTAATAGGCGGAGGGTAATTAACACAACCATAATAGCCTAACAACGAAAGTACATCTCAGTTATTACTCATTACACAACCACAATTATCTTAACAACCAAGTGCATTAACTACCAAACAAACTATTAATGCTTGCAAACAAACGAGACTATCCTCTGGTTACAACTGCATCAGAAACTAGACTACCATCACAAACTAGACTATCTTTACAAGTGCATCTATTCACTATACAAACAGAATTAACTAGATATTATCATCACTAGTTACGGAAACAAGAGTTGGTGGCAATCAAACTACACATTAAAATTTGAGTATTTACTTGATAATATCATCACACAAACCCACACGAGTTATTATACCAACTACATTACTTGGGAGCTGAAGAGAAAGTTATTACCTTGTACTGTCGACGAAATGTTTGTGAAAAAGATTGAGTTGCTTCCTCCGGGTTAATGTAGACGAACCTCACctaaaaaaagaatcagaatcaaaacaaaacagtgTCAGTTTCATAAAACAAGTGATGatttccaaaataataaaaattgactGGACGGACGAAATGATACAAAACGAGTACAAGTTAATCTAAGAAGTAGATCGAAAAGCAAGAAAAGCAATGAACGAGTACAAGTTACACAGACGAAAAAAATGACATGCAAGAGAACCGTCGAGAGGAATCGCCGTGGAGAAGAGAAGGAACACGTACCCTCTTAACCCTGGAGAGGAAGAGCCGTGGAGAGGAATCGCCGTGGAGAAGAGAACCGTCGAGAGGAATCGCCGTGGAGAAGAGAACCGTCGAGAGGATTCGCCGTGGAGAAGAGAACCGTCAAGAGGATTCGCCGTGGAGAGGATTCGCCGTGGAGAACAGAACCGTTCGGACCAGAGCCGTCGAGAGGAATCTGTGGAGAGGAAGAGCCGTCGAGAGTTGGATTCGCCTGTGAATCGCCTTGAATCGCCTTCGAGAGAGAACCAGAGAGACGAGAAACAACGAGAGACAGAATGACTTGCCCAAATCGATTTTGTCCTACCGATTTCTCATCGCCCATTCCCAACGCGCCACGTTGTTCATTAGGACGACGAAGAAAACATCTAAATTAAGCGGCGTCCTTAAGTTTAATCAGcctttttcattt is a genomic window containing:
- the LOC130495597 gene encoding glutathione S-transferase T2-like gives rise to the protein MDPRIPYSQSSGYMGLLHSQHDSVREENSPYESFHSQSSQVPQFSSQQWEAPAPTPPTDTPVGRGKRHTWTPGDDELLISAWLNTSKDPITANYQKSGTFWKRVGDYLFAALKERDGVDCGEHLHYKQRWHKINDQTNKFCGAYAAAERRHSSGQNENDVLKEAHDIYYRDNDSKFTLEHAWCVLRYEQKWANLNPKHCGSSKRKTVETGGSQASTGGSQTVDEHETRPIGVKAAKAKRGKQTGKSVEDYQRI